A stretch of the Hordeum vulgare subsp. vulgare unplaced genomic scaffold, MorexV3_pseudomolecules_assembly, whole genome shotgun sequence genome encodes the following:
- the LOC123420072 gene encoding photosystem II D2 protein, producing the protein MTIALGRVPKEENDLFDTMDDWLRRDRFVFVGWSGLLLFPCAYFALGGWFTGTTFVTSWYTHGLASSYLEGCNFLTAAVSTPANSLAHSLLLLWGPEAQGDFTRWCQLGGLWTFVALHGAFALIGFMLRQFELARSVQLRPYNAISFSGPIAVFVSVFLIYPLGQSGWFFAPSFGVAAIFRFILFFQGFHNWTLNPFHMMGVAGVLGAALLCAIHGATVENTLFEDGDGANTFRAFNPTQAEETYSMVTANRFWSQIFGVAFSNKRWLHFFMLFVPVTGLWMSAIGVVGLALNLRAYDFVSQEIRAAEDPEFETFYTKNILLNEGIRAWMAAQDQPHENLIFPEEVLPRGNAL; encoded by the coding sequence ATGACTATAGCCCTTGGTAGAGTTCCTAaagaagaaaatgatctatttgatACTATGGATGACTGGTTACGAAGGGACCGTTTCGTTTTTGTAGGATGGTCTGGCCTATTGCTCTTTCCTTGTGCTTATTTCGCTTTAGGGGGTTGGTTTACAGGGACAACTTTTGTAACTTCTTGGTATACCCATGGATTGGCAAGTTCCTATTTGGAAGGTTGTAATTTCTTAACCGCAGCAGTTTCTACCCCTGCCAATAGTTTAGCACACTCTTTGTTGCTACTATGGGGGCCAGAAGCACAAGGAGATTTTACTCGTTGGTGTCAATTAGGCGGTCTATGGACTTTTGTAGCTCTCCACGGGGCTTTTGCACTAATAGGTTTCATGTTACGCCAATTTGAACTTGCTCGGTCTGTTCAATTGCGGCCTTATAATGCAATCTCATTCTCTGGTCCAATTGCTGTTTTTGTTTCGGTATTCCTTATTTATCCACTGGGGCAATCTGGTTGGTTCTTTGCGCCGAGTTTTGGCGTAGCAGCGATATTTCGATTCATCCTTTTCTTCCAAGGATTTCATAATTGGACGTTGAACCCATTTCATATGATGGGAGTTGCCGGAGTATTAGGCGCGGCTCTGCTATGCGCTATTCATGGAGCAACCGTAGAAAACACTCTATTTGAGGACGGTGATGGTGCAAATACCTTCCGTGCTTTTAACCCAACTCAAGCTGAAGAAACTTATTCAATGGTCACTGCTAACCGCTTTTGGTCCCAAATCTTTGGTGTTGCTTTTTCCAATAAACGTTGGTTACATTTCTTTATGCTATTTGTACCCGTCACCGGTTTATGGATGAGTGCTATTGGCGTAGTTGGCTTGGCTCTGAACTTACGTGCCTATGACTTTGTTTCCCAGGAAATCCGTGCAGCGGAAGATCCTGAATTCGAGACTTTCTACACCAAAAATATTCTTTTAAACGAGGGTATTCGTGCGTGGATGGCAGCTCAGGATCAGCCTCATGAAAATCTTATATTCCCTGAGGAGGTTCTACCACGTGGAAACGCTCTTTAA